In Meleagris gallopavo isolate NT-WF06-2002-E0010 breed Aviagen turkey brand Nicholas breeding stock chromosome 5, Turkey_5.1, whole genome shotgun sequence, a single window of DNA contains:
- the AP4S1 gene encoding AP-4 complex subunit sigma-1 isoform X1 codes for MIKFFLMVNKQGQTRLSRYYEHIEIHKRTMLEAEVIKNCLSRSKDQCSFVEYKDFKLVYRQYAALFVVVGINETENEMAVYELIHNFVEVLDKYFSRVSELDVSFLLSESHLYISFWCIFQLIMELIAVNHTLEFTFDGNRSCSIWIECTSYWMKWC; via the exons atgataaaatttttTCTTATGGTGAACAAACAAGGTCAAACTAGGCTCTCCAGGTATTATGAGCATATAGAAATTCATAAGCGGACAATGTTGGAAGCTGAAGTAATCAAAAACTGTCTCTCTCGTTCAAAGGATCAA TGCTCTTTCGTTGAGTATAAGGACTTTAAGTTGGTATACCGACAGTATGCAGCCCTTTTCGTAGTCGTTGGAATCAATGAGACAGAG AATGAGATGGCAGTATATGAACTAATTCATAATTTTGTGGAGGTTCTGGACAAATACTTCAGCAGAGTG agTGAATTAGATGTATCCTTTTTGCTATCAGAAAGCCATTTGTATATCTCTTTTTGGTGTATATTCCAGCTCATAATGGAACTAATAGCAGTCAATCATACACTTGAGTTTACCTTTGATGGAAATAG ATCATGTTCAATTTGGATAGAGTGCACATCATATTGGATGAAATGGTGCTAA
- the AP4S1 gene encoding AP-4 complex subunit sigma-1 isoform X2: MIKFFLMVNKQGQTRLSRYYEHIEIHKRTMLEAEVIKNCLSRSKDQCSFVEYKDFKLVYRQYAALFVVVGINETENEMAVYELIHNFVEVLDKYFSRVSELDIMFNLDRVHIILDEMVLNGCIVETNPNRILAPLFVLDKVAES, from the exons atgataaaatttttTCTTATGGTGAACAAACAAGGTCAAACTAGGCTCTCCAGGTATTATGAGCATATAGAAATTCATAAGCGGACAATGTTGGAAGCTGAAGTAATCAAAAACTGTCTCTCTCGTTCAAAGGATCAA TGCTCTTTCGTTGAGTATAAGGACTTTAAGTTGGTATACCGACAGTATGCAGCCCTTTTCGTAGTCGTTGGAATCAATGAGACAGAG AATGAGATGGCAGTATATGAACTAATTCATAATTTTGTGGAGGTTCTGGACAAATACTTCAGCAGAGTG agTGAATTAGAT ATCATGTTCAATTTGGATAGAGTGCACATCATATTGGATGAAATGGTGCTAAATGGCTGCATTGTGGAAACAAACCCCAACAGAATTCTTGCGCCGCTGTTTGTGCTTGACAAAGTGGCGGAGAGCTAG